In Quercus robur chromosome 11, dhQueRobu3.1, whole genome shotgun sequence, the following proteins share a genomic window:
- the LOC126706195 gene encoding spermidine hydroxycinnamoyl transferase-like: MVVSLKNCCTVKPAEPTWNGPQPLSELDQVGTTTHVSTIYFYRPTQNWLSPPDTITNTLKESLSKALVPFYPIAGRLSWIGKGRLQINCNAEGVQFFEAESESKLEDFGDFSPCPEYEYLIPSVDYSVPIHEMPLLLVQLTKFKCGGISLSLLVSHVVVDGPSALHFFSEWARIARGEPLGTSPFHDRRVFRAGDPPRASPCIDHEGFIQPPLLLGKLDSLEERKKKTTVAMLKLTKTQVEKLKKMANEDQSSDLEHDYTRYETLAGHIWRCACKARKHGNEQPTALGVCVDSRRRMSTPLPIGYFGNATLDVIATCRAGDLMSKPLSYASSRIREAIKKVNDEFVNSGIDFLKNQPDLTQFQDIHSVGSTQGPFYGNPNLGVVSWLTIPIYGLDFGWGKEIYMGPGTHDFDGDSLVLPSHDGDGSLTVALCLQVVHMDDFKKQFYEDI, encoded by the coding sequence ATGGTAGTAAGCTTAAAGAATTGCTGCACAGTAAAGCCAGCAGAGCCAACATGGAATGGCCCCCAACCCTTATCAGAATTAGATCAAGTTGGTACCACAACTCATGTTTCCACAATCTATTTCTACCGTCCAACACAAAACTGGCTTTCACCACCAGACACCATTACCAATACTCTTAAAGAGTCATTAAGCAAAGCATTGGTGCCTTTCTATCCAATAGCTGGTCGTTTGAGTTGGATAGGCAAAGGCCGTCTTCAAATTAATTGCAATGCTGAAGGGGTTCAATTCTTTGAAGCTGAATCTGAGTCCAAATTAGAAGATTTTGGTGACTTCTCTCCCTGTCCAGAGTATGAGTACTTAATCCCAAGTGTAGATTATAGTGTCCCAATTCATGAAATGCCATTATTATTGGTGCAACTCACTAAGTTCAAGTGTGGAGGTATTAGTCTTAGCCTATTGGTATCACATGTAGTGGTTGATGGACCAAGTGCACTACACTTCTTTTCAGAGTGGGCTAGGATTGCTCGAGGTGAGCCATTAGGGACATCACCATTTCATGATCGAAGGGTTTTTAGAGCTGGGGATCCCCCAAGAGCTAGTCCATGCATTGACCACGAGGGCTTTATTCAACCCCCACTCTTGCTTGGGAAATTGGATAGTCTAGAAGAGCGAAAGAAGAAGACTACGGTGGCCATGTTAAAGCTTACAAAAACCCAAGTTGAAAAGCTAAAGAAAATGGCAAATGAGGATCAGAGTAGCGATTTAGAGCATGATTACACACGGTATGAGACTTTGGCGGGACACATTTGGAGATGTGCATGCAAAGCTCGTAAACACGGAAATGAACAACCTACGGCACTAGGTGTTTGTGTTGACTCAAGAAGGCGCATGAGTACACCATTGCCAATTGGGTACTTTGGCAATGCAACTTTGGATGTGATTGCTACGTGTCGTGCCGGGGATTTGATGTCCAAACCATTAAGCTATGCTTCAAGTAGGATAAGAGAGGCTATCAAGAAAGTGAATGATGAGTTTGTGAATTCGGGTATTGATTTTTTGAAGAATCAACCGGACTTGACACAGTTTCAAGACATTCATTCCGTGGGGAGCACCCAAGGGCCTTTCTATGGAAATCCAAATCTTGGGGTTGTGAGCTGGTTGACCATACCAATCTATGGCCTTGATTTTGGATGGGGGAAGGAGATTTATATGGGGCCAGGAACGCATGATTTTGATGGAGACTCGCTTGTCCTTCCGAGTCATGATGGAGATGGATCATTGACTGTGGCTTTGTGTCTGCAGGTGGTTCATATGGATGATTTTAAGAAGCAGTTCTATGAAGATATTTAG